The following are encoded together in the Piscinibacter lacus genome:
- the phaR gene encoding polyhydroxyalkanoate synthesis repressor PhaR, producing MATTRKARSTARPDEEAGEDSLPPEAEAPGAEAAAGDLRVLKKYPNRRLYDTRISGYITLADVKQMVLDHERFIVRDAKTGEDLTRSILLQIILEEESGGLPMFSEQMLAQVIRYYGHTMQGLMGNYLEQTMQSFVELQNRFADQLRAGGPPPGAEAWAPFMNLQNPLMQNLMGPYLDSSKTLFQQMQEQMQKQTETLFGGRFPGAPGGSGR from the coding sequence ATGGCGACCACGCGCAAAGCCCGCAGCACCGCACGTCCCGACGAAGAGGCCGGCGAGGACAGCCTGCCGCCCGAGGCCGAAGCCCCCGGCGCCGAGGCCGCCGCAGGCGACCTGCGGGTGCTCAAGAAATACCCCAACCGCCGGCTCTACGACACCCGGATCAGCGGCTACATCACCCTGGCCGATGTGAAGCAGATGGTGCTCGACCATGAGCGCTTCATCGTGCGCGACGCCAAGACCGGCGAGGACCTGACCCGCAGCATCCTGCTGCAGATCATCCTGGAAGAGGAATCGGGCGGCCTGCCCATGTTCAGCGAGCAGATGCTGGCCCAGGTGATCCGCTACTACGGCCACACCATGCAGGGCCTGATGGGCAACTACCTCGAACAGACCATGCAGTCCTTCGTCGAGTTGCAGAACCGCTTTGCCGATCAGCTTCGCGCCGGCGGCCCGCCGCCCGGTGCCGAGGCCTGGGCGCCCTTCATGAACCTGCAGAACCCGCTGATGCAGAACCTGATGGGCCCCTACCTGGACTCGTCCAAGACCCTGTTCCAGCAGATGCAGGAACAGATGCAGAAGCAGACCGAAACCCTGTTCGGTGGTCGCTTCCCCGGCGCGCCCGGCGGCAGCGGGCGCTGA
- a CDS encoding SRPBCC family protein, with protein sequence MKLTRAAMLLTMLALPWLVQAAVDETIRYKDSIEINAPIEAVWSRAGNFGDLGWHPAVGKTEITAGSNNQVGAARRITLKDGGTIDEILTEYDAAAFSLRYKITESVLPVRDYAATLSLKAVDGKTVVTWRSTFKRKDPGKTPAAGQDDDSAKAAIAGVFKAGLENLKKLSER encoded by the coding sequence ATGAAACTCACCCGTGCCGCGATGCTGCTGACGATGCTGGCCCTGCCCTGGCTGGTCCAGGCGGCGGTCGACGAAACCATCCGCTACAAGGACTCGATCGAGATCAATGCCCCGATCGAGGCGGTCTGGAGCCGCGCCGGCAACTTCGGCGACCTGGGCTGGCATCCGGCCGTGGGCAAGACCGAGATCACCGCCGGCAGCAACAACCAGGTCGGCGCCGCGCGCCGCATCACCCTGAAGGACGGCGGCACGATCGACGAGATCCTGACCGAGTACGACGCCGCGGCCTTCAGCCTGCGCTACAAGATCACCGAGAGCGTGCTGCCCGTGCGCGACTACGCGGCCACGCTGAGCCTGAAGGCCGTCGACGGCAAGACCGTCGTCACCTGGCGCAGCACCTTCAAGCGCAAGGACCCGGGCAAGACCCCGGCCGCCGGCCAGGACGATGACAGCGCCAAGGCCGCCATCGCCGGCGTCTTCAAGGCCGGTCTCGAAAACCTCAAGAAGCTGAGCGAGCGCTGA